The genomic segment TTTGTCAATGGCAACTGTTCTATTGAGCCAAAATTTTTTATGCTAATTAGGGTAAATTTTAAGCGATTCGTAAATTCATTTGCATACATTCTTCTTTATTTATTCCGTTAAAATTCAATAATTTCTGCCCAATTTTAAGTGCTTTATTATGTCCTCCTTTGTTGTATAGTATGGTATAGATGGATGAAAATTATACCAATAAAAACTCTGCCGAAAACTGTTTTTGCCCATTTTTAAGTACCTGTGTCCCTCTAGATTTACATTGCAGTTTACATGCGTTTAAAATAATGTACCGAATTAGCGTGCCATTTGCCTCTTGAACCAAGTTACAGTTTAGTGGAATGTTTGATTATTTTCAGAAATTTCGGTTAGGTGTTAACACTTAGATTAGGCTTCACAAATAAAAAAAGCAGCACTGCTTTTTTCATAAGTTTTATGATTTGATTAATAACACGTAAAAAAAATATATATGAATAAAAGGATTTAGAATGAATTATATAGGTAGGATTATAGGGCTTTTACTCCTTGCTGCGGGTGCAATAATAAAAGCTGCGTTGCTGAGGCAATTTGTTTATCATTTTGCTTTTTATGGTATGAGTAAAACACGCAGAACAAAGATATATAAGGAGCAATCAGTACGAGATAGGCTGTTATTGTTTTATACTGCGCAATATAACAACCCCCAACAAACCAAATGGTGCATTATTACTTACTACATCTATTGTATAATTTGCATTGCTGAAATCAGCATGTTTGGCTACAACATCTTTTGTAATCTTATTCCTGCATTTAAGTCGTTTGTCAGGTGGTTATGGATTGTAAAAAACATAATATTCATTCTTTGCCTTTCTAGCGTATTAATAAAACTAAGTAAAAAGTAATGATTAGAAAGTGTACATACTTGGGCATCAAAGCGGGAATCAATAAATTCTTATATGTTCACATTCAGTAAAACACCGATAGACTGCTTTTTTGCATGAACAAAGCCCCCGCAGTTTAAATTACTGCAGGGGCTCATTTCATTTTTTAATTTACCTTAAGCATTGACAATATCTTTTGCTTTGCAGCTTAATTCAAGGATTTTATTTTCTATGGTTGAAATAACTTTTTTAAATTCATGGTCATCCTTACCGGTTGGATCATCCAAACCCCAATCTTCGCGATATTTACATGGCAGAAAAGGGCAGGTGACGTTGCACCCCATAGTTATCACAATATCTACAGGCGGAATTTCTGAAATAAGCTTAGAGAATTGAGTTCGTTCCATGTCAATACCATAAAGCTGTTTTATCAAGCGTACAGCATCTTGGTTGATTTGAGGTTGCTTTTCTGTACCTGCGGAATAACATTCCAGTACATCTCCGGCAAAGTATTTGCCCAATGCTTCGGCAATTTGGCTACGGCAGGAATTATGAACACAAATAAACGCTACTTTAACCATAAAACCTCCTGTTTGAACTACAGTTGCGATAGTTTATCTCTTTTTCTTTGATATTCTATTGGACTGCATTCAAGTTACTCTTAACTACACGCTGCTATATACTTTAGCCTCTTACTTTTTGAAGAATCTTTACAACTTCTTCTGTTTTTAACACCTTACCAAAAGATACAACCTTGCCATCCACAACCAAAGCGGGAGTGGTCATTACTCCATACGCAGCAATTTGCGTAAAATCGGTAACATGGTCGATGACGGTGTTCATACCAAGCTGCTCTAAAGCTGCTTTTGCAGCAGCTTCCAATTGGTTGCACTTTGCACAACCACTGCCCAATACCTTTACAGATGCTCCCACTTTATTTGCAATTTCTGTGTGTGCTGTTGCTTTAGCATTGCAGTTGCCGCCGCAGCAACATTCGTCTTTTACTTCTTCTTTTTTCTTTCCAATCCCCAATAATCCCATAAATAAATCCTCCTATCAAAAATAAATACTCATCCTATAAATAAAAATTGAAACGCATTAAAGAAGTACCCTATTAGAACAATGCCAGCCGCTACAATGCCGACAAAAACAGCAAGGAGCTTTGGCTTTACCGCTTTACTCAACATGATCATAGATGGAAGCGAAAGTGCAGTGACTCCCATCATAAAGGATAAAATTGTACCGATGCCAACCCCTTTTGCGAAAAGAGCTTCTGCAATTGGGATAGTGCCGAAAATGTCGGCATACATGGGGATACCGACTGCGGTTGCAAGAATAACAGAAAAAGGATTGTTTTTTCCTATAACGTTTTGAATGATTTCTGCAGGAATCCAGTTATGAATGGCTGCGCCAATCCCAACGCCAACAATAACATACCAAAATACTTTTTTAACAGTAGCTTGCACCTGCTCCCACGCGTACACCATTCGGTCGTGCCTCGTCAAGTCTGGGGACTCAATATCAACACTTCCGGCAGCTCGCACAAATTCTTCAACATGTTTTTCCATACCAAATTTCTCAATAAGCGTACCGCCCACTACTGCAAGAATCAACCCAACTATAACGTAGGCAATTGCTATTTTTGCACCGAATATGCTCATCAGTAAAATCAGCGAACCTAAATCCACCAAAGGCGATGAAATAAGGAATGAGAACGTAACACCTACCGGCAAGCCTGCACTGGTAAAACCCATAAACAGCGGTATGGAAGAACACGAGCAAAAAGGTGTTACCGTACCGAGTAATGCTGCCAAGCAGTTTGCAGTAATGCCATGAAATCGCCCTAAAATCTTCTTTGTTCTTTCTGGTGGGTAATAGCTTTGAATATAGGAAATAGTAAAAATTAAAAC from the Hydrogenoanaerobacterium saccharovorans genome contains:
- a CDS encoding arsenate reductase ArsC produces the protein MVKVAFICVHNSCRSQIAEALGKYFAGDVLECYSAGTEKQPQINQDAVRLIKQLYGIDMERTQFSKLISEIPPVDIVITMGCNVTCPFLPCKYREDWGLDDPTGKDDHEFKKVISTIENKILELSCKAKDIVNA
- a CDS encoding thioredoxin family protein; translated protein: MGLLGIGKKKEEVKDECCCGGNCNAKATAHTEIANKVGASVKVLGSGCAKCNQLEAAAKAALEQLGMNTVIDHVTDFTQIAAYGVMTTPALVVDGKVVSFGKVLKTEEVVKILQKVRG
- a CDS encoding permease, coding for MQIIKLIWLFFQNQILAMKWLNTLIGNILTTIGIDITQRIGGSIQFFIYDTIKIFVLLSVLIFTISYIQSYYPPERTKKILGRFHGITANCLAALLGTVTPFCSCSSIPLFMGFTSAGLPVGVTFSFLISSPLVDLGSLILLMSIFGAKIAIAYVIVGLILAVVGGTLIEKFGMEKHVEEFVRAAGSVDIESPDLTRHDRMVYAWEQVQATVKKVFWYVIVGVGIGAAIHNWIPAEIIQNVIGKNNPFSVILATAVGIPMYADIFGTIPIAEALFAKGVGIGTILSFMMGVTALSLPSMIMLSKAVKPKLLAVFVGIVAAGIVLIGYFFNAFQFLFIG